One genomic region from Drosophila busckii strain San Diego stock center, stock number 13000-0081.31 chromosome 3R, ASM1175060v1, whole genome shotgun sequence encodes:
- the LOC108603658 gene encoding chloride channel protein 2 isoform X7, with the protein MFNNTHRDEYIREYAFEPELLINREEYLREEEEQERAQKLSSTPVRLRWDEAIAKQKQQQKQKQKKQRTPSPDTADSNDDKNQIEFEIEAFYYMYGRYTKDLGEFAKDEARKLKILEKRRKQEDKQRNKELLGKRATRIKRISSWIWKHTLARLGEDWVFLALLGIIMALLSFIMDKGISICTNARIWLYRDLTSQPFIQYIAWVSLPVCLILFSAGFVHLIAPQSIGSGIPEMKTILRGVSLKEYLTFKTLVAKIIGLTATLGSGMPLGKEGPFVHIASIVAQLLSKLVTSFQGIYENESRNSEMLAAACAVGVGACFAAPVGGVLFSIEVTTTYFAVRNYWRGFFAAVCGATVFRLLAVWFQNADTVRALFLTNFTTEFPFDPQELFVFALIGLVCGLGGATYVWVHRQYVLFMRSNKRMNKFLQKNRFLYPGFLALLVSSISFPLGTGQFLAGELSTHEQVTQLFSNFTWSRDDLTVEQAAVVTHWMTNYTSVFGNLVCYTIFTFFISIIASTIPVPSGMFIPVFKIGAAFGRLVGELMASWFPHGVRYGGRLSPIMPGGYAVVGAAAFSGSVTHTVSVAVIIFEMTGQITHVVPVMIAVLVANAVAALLQPSIYDSIILIKKLPYLPDLLPSSSGMYSIFVEDFMVRDVKYIWHGISYQKLKEVLKINKTLRSLPLVDSPENMILLGSVQRYELIKIIEKHIGREKRMEVAQKWKKEAEERALEEEMKKLEVEQKMRRPSRFEVLPAPDILSLRQIANDEMLPPKKRAETIHGSLTPRKSILKKTNSFNLKTYAPATQHSPSMTPYTTITGNSEFRIRSAFEAIFKKSTTLQDVQPDPEMGSISPTASNSEVPTQNAPSAPSTPGISKKVQLQAQNNWNFVTDQIMLVSNSSSSSASPHSLVFICSLLLILFHICKQVNSASTDVETTKNLFQTYIRSLLRSTKRKVTMAKLQDPKKLHLAMRLRCKILQIIAIC; encoded by the exons ATGTATGGTCGCTATACCAAAGATCTAGGTGAATTTGCTAAAGATGAAGCCAGAAAACTCAAAATACTCGAAAAGCGACGAAAGCAAGAAGACAAACAAAGGAATAag GAACTGCTAGGGAAGCGAGCGACGCGCATCAAACGCATCTCATCATGGATATGGAAGCATACACTGGCACGCCTGGGCGAGGATTGGGTGTTCCTGGCGCTGCTGGGCATCATTATGGCGCTGCTGTCGTTCATTATGGACAAAGGCATCTCGATATGTACAAATG cgCGTATTTGGCTTTATCGCGATCTTACATCACAGCCTTTCATACAGTATATTGCTTGGGTCTCATTACCGGTCTGCTTAATCTTATTCTCAGCCGGCTTTGTACATCTCATCGCGCCGCAAAGTATAG GCTCCGGCATACCAGAAATGAAGACAATACTAAGGGGCGTGTCGCTGAAAGAGTATCTCACATTTAAGACATTAGTTGCCAAGATAATTGGTTTGACGGCAACTCTGGGCAGCGGTATGCCATTAGGAAAGGAA GGTCCTTTCGTACATATAGCAAGTATTGTAGCACAATTATTAAGTAAACTCGTCACATCATTCCAAGGCATCTATGAGAATGAGTCGCGTAATTCTGAAATGCTAGCAGCTGCCTGTGCCGTGGGTGTTGGCGCCTGCTTTGCAGCGCCCGTTGGCG GCGTGCTATTCAGCATTGAGGTCACCACCACTTACTTTGCCGTACGCAATTATTGGCGCGGCTTCTTTGCGGCTGTTTGTGGTGCCACCGTGTTTCGACTGCTGGCGGTTTGGTTTCAAAATGCGGACACTGTGCGTGCGCTGTTCCTCACCAACTTCACCACCGAATTTCCCTTCGATCCGCAAGAGCTCTTTGTATTTGCTCTAATTGG TCTTGTCTGTGGCCTGGGTGGCGCCACCTATGTTTGGGTTCATCGTCAGTACGTGCTCTTCATGCGTTCCAACAAGCGCATGAATAAGTTTTTACAAAAAAA tcGCTTTTTGTATCCTGGCTTTCTGGCTCTGTTGGTCTCCAGCATTTCGTTTCCCCTGGGCACGGGTCAGTTTCTGGCCGGCGAGCTGAGCACTCATGAGCAGGTGACGCAGCTGTTTAGCAACTTTACCTGGTCACGCGATGATCTAACTGTGGAGCAGGCAGCTGTCGTTACCCACTGGATGACCAACTATACCAGCGTCTTTGGCAATCTGGTGTGCTACACCATTTTCACG ttctTCATCTCCATTATCGCTTCGACGATACCCGTGCCCTCGGGCATGTTTATACCTGTCTTTAAGATAGGCGCCGCCTTTGGGCGTTTGGTGGGCGAGCTGATGGCTTCGTGGTTTCCACATGGCGTGCGCTACGGCGGCCGCTTGTCACCCATCATGCCCGGCGGTTACGCTGTGGTGGGTGCCGCTGCCTTCTCCGGCTCTGTCACGCACACAGTCTCCGTGGCGGTGATTATCTTTGAGATGACTGGACAGATAACGCATGTGGTGCCGGTGATGATAGCCGTGCTGGTGGCCAACGctgtggcagcgctgctgcagccctCCATCTACGATAGCATCATATTGATCAAGAAGCTGCCGTATCTGCCAGATCTGCTGCCCTCCAGTTCGGGCATGTACAGCATCTTTGTGGAGGACTTTATGGTGCGCGATGTGAAGTATATTTGGCATGGCATCTCCTATCAGAAGCTCAAGGAGGTGCTCAAGATTAACAAGACGCTGCGCTCGCTGCCACTGGTGGACAGTCCAGAGAACATGATACTGTTGGGCTCGGTGCAGCGCTATGAACTCATCAAGATCATTGAGAAGCACATAGGACGCGAGAAGCGCATGGAGGTGGCACAAAAGTGGAAAAAAGAGGCGGAGGAGCGTGCACTCGAGGAGGAGATGAAGAAGCTTGAGGTGGAGCAGAAAATGCGCCGCCCATCGCGCTTTGAAGTGCTGCCCGCACCGGACATACTCAGCCTCAGGCAAATTGCCAACGATGAAATGCTGCCGCCCAAGAAGCGCGCCGAGACCATTCACGGCTCCCTCACGCCACGCAAGTCGATCCTGAAGAAGACCAACTCGTTCAATTTGAAGACCTATGCGCCGGCTACGCAGCACAGTCCCAGCATGACGCCGTATACGACCATAACGGGCAACTCGGAGTTTCGCATACGCTCCGCCTTTGAGGCCATCTTCAAGAAGTCAACCACACTGCAGGATGTGCAGCCTGATCCAGAGATGGGCTCCATTTCGCCCACGGCCAGCAACAGCGAAGTGCCAACGCAGAATGCGCCAAGTGCGCCCAGCACTCCCGGCATATCCAAGAAGGTTCAGCTG CAAGCACAAAACAATTGGAACTTTGTCACCGATCAGATCATGCTGGTAAGtaactcatcatcatcatcagcatcaccCCACAGCCTCGTCTTTATCTGTAGCTTATTACTAATCCTATTCCATATCTGCAAGCAAGTAAATTCAGCTTCAACGGACGTGGAGACCACTAAAAATCTG tttcaGACATACATACGCAGTTTACTGAGATCAACGAAAAGGAAAGTTACAATGGCAAAGCTACAAGATccaaaaaaattacatttagcaATGAGGTTAAGGTGCAAGATTCTCCAAATCATAGCCATATGTTAA
- the LOC108603658 gene encoding chloride channel protein 2 isoform X8, translating to MFNNTHRDEYIREYAFEPELLINREEYLREEEEQERAQKLSSTPVRLRWDEAIAKQKQQQKQKQKKQRTPSPDTADSNDDKNQIEFEIEAFYYMYGRYTKDLGEFAKDEARKLKILEKRRKQEDKQRNKELLGKRATRIKRISSWIWKHTLARLGEDWVFLALLGIIMALLSFIMDKGISICTNARIWLYRDLTSQPFIQYIAWVSLPVCLILFSAGFVHLIAPQSIGSGIPEMKTILRGVSLKEYLTFKTLVAKIIGLTATLGSGMPLGKEGPFVHIASIVAQLLSKLVTSFQGIYENESRNSEMLAAACAVGVGACFAAPVGGVLFSIEVTTTYFAVRNYWRGFFAAVCGATVFRLLAVWFQNADTVRALFLTNFTTEFPFDPQELFVFALIGLVCGLGGATYVWVHRQYVLFMRSNKRMNKFLQKNRFLYPGFLALLVSSISFPLGTGQFLAGELSTHEQVTQLFSNFTWSRDDLTVEQAAVVTHWMTNYTSVFGNLVCYTIFTFFISIIASTIPVPSGMFIPVFKIGAAFGRLVGELMASWFPHGVRYGGRLSPIMPGGYAVVGAAAFSGSVTHTVSVAVIIFEMTGQITHVVPVMIAVLVANAVAALLQPSIYDSIILIKKLPYLPDLLPSSSGMYSIFVEDFMVRDVKYIWHGISYQKLKEVLKINKTLRSLPLVDSPENMILLGSVQRYELIKIIEKHIGREKRMEVAQKWKKEAEERALEEEMKKLEVEQKMRRPSRFEVLPAPDILSLRQIANDEMLPPKKRAETIHGSLTPRKSILKKTNSFNLKTYAPATQHSPSMTPYTTITGNSEFRIRSAFEAIFKKSTTLQDVQPDPEMGSISPTASNSEVPTQNAPSAPSTPGISKKVQLQAQNNWNFVTDQIMLVSNSSSSSASPHSLVFICSLLLILFHICKQVNSASTDVETTKNLVNIINFRHTYAVY from the exons ATGTATGGTCGCTATACCAAAGATCTAGGTGAATTTGCTAAAGATGAAGCCAGAAAACTCAAAATACTCGAAAAGCGACGAAAGCAAGAAGACAAACAAAGGAATAag GAACTGCTAGGGAAGCGAGCGACGCGCATCAAACGCATCTCATCATGGATATGGAAGCATACACTGGCACGCCTGGGCGAGGATTGGGTGTTCCTGGCGCTGCTGGGCATCATTATGGCGCTGCTGTCGTTCATTATGGACAAAGGCATCTCGATATGTACAAATG cgCGTATTTGGCTTTATCGCGATCTTACATCACAGCCTTTCATACAGTATATTGCTTGGGTCTCATTACCGGTCTGCTTAATCTTATTCTCAGCCGGCTTTGTACATCTCATCGCGCCGCAAAGTATAG GCTCCGGCATACCAGAAATGAAGACAATACTAAGGGGCGTGTCGCTGAAAGAGTATCTCACATTTAAGACATTAGTTGCCAAGATAATTGGTTTGACGGCAACTCTGGGCAGCGGTATGCCATTAGGAAAGGAA GGTCCTTTCGTACATATAGCAAGTATTGTAGCACAATTATTAAGTAAACTCGTCACATCATTCCAAGGCATCTATGAGAATGAGTCGCGTAATTCTGAAATGCTAGCAGCTGCCTGTGCCGTGGGTGTTGGCGCCTGCTTTGCAGCGCCCGTTGGCG GCGTGCTATTCAGCATTGAGGTCACCACCACTTACTTTGCCGTACGCAATTATTGGCGCGGCTTCTTTGCGGCTGTTTGTGGTGCCACCGTGTTTCGACTGCTGGCGGTTTGGTTTCAAAATGCGGACACTGTGCGTGCGCTGTTCCTCACCAACTTCACCACCGAATTTCCCTTCGATCCGCAAGAGCTCTTTGTATTTGCTCTAATTGG TCTTGTCTGTGGCCTGGGTGGCGCCACCTATGTTTGGGTTCATCGTCAGTACGTGCTCTTCATGCGTTCCAACAAGCGCATGAATAAGTTTTTACAAAAAAA tcGCTTTTTGTATCCTGGCTTTCTGGCTCTGTTGGTCTCCAGCATTTCGTTTCCCCTGGGCACGGGTCAGTTTCTGGCCGGCGAGCTGAGCACTCATGAGCAGGTGACGCAGCTGTTTAGCAACTTTACCTGGTCACGCGATGATCTAACTGTGGAGCAGGCAGCTGTCGTTACCCACTGGATGACCAACTATACCAGCGTCTTTGGCAATCTGGTGTGCTACACCATTTTCACG ttctTCATCTCCATTATCGCTTCGACGATACCCGTGCCCTCGGGCATGTTTATACCTGTCTTTAAGATAGGCGCCGCCTTTGGGCGTTTGGTGGGCGAGCTGATGGCTTCGTGGTTTCCACATGGCGTGCGCTACGGCGGCCGCTTGTCACCCATCATGCCCGGCGGTTACGCTGTGGTGGGTGCCGCTGCCTTCTCCGGCTCTGTCACGCACACAGTCTCCGTGGCGGTGATTATCTTTGAGATGACTGGACAGATAACGCATGTGGTGCCGGTGATGATAGCCGTGCTGGTGGCCAACGctgtggcagcgctgctgcagccctCCATCTACGATAGCATCATATTGATCAAGAAGCTGCCGTATCTGCCAGATCTGCTGCCCTCCAGTTCGGGCATGTACAGCATCTTTGTGGAGGACTTTATGGTGCGCGATGTGAAGTATATTTGGCATGGCATCTCCTATCAGAAGCTCAAGGAGGTGCTCAAGATTAACAAGACGCTGCGCTCGCTGCCACTGGTGGACAGTCCAGAGAACATGATACTGTTGGGCTCGGTGCAGCGCTATGAACTCATCAAGATCATTGAGAAGCACATAGGACGCGAGAAGCGCATGGAGGTGGCACAAAAGTGGAAAAAAGAGGCGGAGGAGCGTGCACTCGAGGAGGAGATGAAGAAGCTTGAGGTGGAGCAGAAAATGCGCCGCCCATCGCGCTTTGAAGTGCTGCCCGCACCGGACATACTCAGCCTCAGGCAAATTGCCAACGATGAAATGCTGCCGCCCAAGAAGCGCGCCGAGACCATTCACGGCTCCCTCACGCCACGCAAGTCGATCCTGAAGAAGACCAACTCGTTCAATTTGAAGACCTATGCGCCGGCTACGCAGCACAGTCCCAGCATGACGCCGTATACGACCATAACGGGCAACTCGGAGTTTCGCATACGCTCCGCCTTTGAGGCCATCTTCAAGAAGTCAACCACACTGCAGGATGTGCAGCCTGATCCAGAGATGGGCTCCATTTCGCCCACGGCCAGCAACAGCGAAGTGCCAACGCAGAATGCGCCAAGTGCGCCCAGCACTCCCGGCATATCCAAGAAGGTTCAGCTG CAAGCACAAAACAATTGGAACTTTGTCACCGATCAGATCATGCTGGTAAGtaactcatcatcatcatcagcatcaccCCACAGCCTCGTCTTTATCTGTAGCTTATTACTAATCCTATTCCATATCTGCAAGCAAGTAAATTCAGCTTCAACGGACGTGGAGACCACTAAAAATCTGGTAAACATAATAAA tttcaGACATACATACGCAGTTTACTGA